The region TCCTGGGGACACAAGTCTTCAGAAGTTGCAGCAACTTTCTCCACCCCACCCTAAGCTCAAACTGGGGTTGTTCGGGTTTGAGCTCAAAATAACAGATTGTGTTGTTCGATAATGTGTTGGTCAAGGCAAGGCAATGTGCATCACTTTGGGTTTGCTGAATTATGTGAAACAATGGAATAGACCTTTGAGCAGTTACCCTACTTACTCCCAGTCTTGGTTTCCACCTGGTCTAAAATTGACCTCCACTAGCGCTTGCTTTAATTACAGGCTTCAAAatacaaaaaccccaaaatttaaAGCATGGACAAGTTAACCTGTGCAGTTACATTTATGTCATTTGAAATAAAGGTTGAGTATTAATGGCTCTCTTTATCCCAAAAACACAGCCTTTTCCATAGCATCCTCCACTTTCATATATTCCAGATGAGATGGGTAGTTAGTGCATTGGAAACGGGGGTTGTTGCGGATATAGTTAAGGAATTCTGGAGCTCCTGGGACGATGATATTGTCAGCCAGAAGAACCGAGCCCTTCCTCAGCAAGTTGCATTCCTAGAAAGAAGAGAGATTGCTTCATGGTGGCTGTTAAGCAGACATTGGCTTGAATGTAATGTGCTTTCATGTTAACCATATCATACTCAAGTGCCTGCATCTAAAAAACCATTGTACTACTGatctggagggaagaaaagacacGGGAGAAGCTGAGTAACTCTCTGATCCTTTGTAGTCATGTTTAATTGCTGACTTTTTCTGTTAACACAATCAGTAGAACATTAGAGATGCTGATAACATGTTGGGTCATTCAGGTTCTGAAATAGCAAATCAAGTGCAGTGGAGGTGTGCAGTTTGCTGCTCAGATTGTTTCCAACTATGTCTACACGATCAGTAAGATGGTTTTGCTTGGCTCTCATGCCTCATGTTTGAAAACTTTTAATATCGCATTAAATGTTGTAGTAGCTCTTAAGGTCACCTGAGAGGCTGGGGTGTACCAGTCTGCTTTGGCCAGTCTCAGTCAAACTCCAAAACCGCTACATGAATAAAGGATTTTCTGcgcttgttttcctttcatcttgtACAACTTTCTGCTACTTTGTTCAGGAGCTGGGCATGAAGCAGGGTTTGTGCACAATGAAGATCACTCTGACAAATTTCCACAAGGCATAATTAACTTGCAATATTCACTTCAAGTGCAATGTTTATCCTCAGTAAACCTACAAACCTAATTTTTACTGGTATTTTTGTCTAGTAGAAGTTGCTTATCTGAGCTTCCCAGCTGTTTTAGAACAGTCTGTAGTTAATCAGGCTGGTTGTTATCCTGTGTTTACAGGCAGCAGTTGCAGCCAAAACATGGGTGTTTTTTGTCGCTCCCAGTATATTAGAGAAGTCCTGTTGATAAGTGTGCTGTGGCGGCTGTTTAGCTTACTGCTCTTGCCTCTGGTGACTGAACACCAGTCAGCACAGTAAAAGCGATTTTAGAGGCATGGCAAATATCCTCTGGCCTGGTGCGCAGCTTATAGAAGCCTACAAGTGACAACGTGCTGTATTTTCCACTGGTCATCAGGATTTCAGATGCTCTTTGTGTGAAGCTTTTCTAGAAGTGCATGAAAAGGAATGCTGTCTGGGCCACTTTCAATATGTATTTCATCTGAGTATGTTATATTCATATTTCATACTCACTATTCATCTTGCAATACATGCCAAAATCAAATGTTAGAAGGTTTGTAACATCTGAGAAGATGTGGGGatcttttcttcatctttctcctcTTAATTTcataagttgttttttttttgttttttttttttaagcaaagcaaCTTTGTGTCACAGTTGCATCAGACTGGCCACTATGATGGAACTAAACTACCCGTTTGTTTTGGCTGTGTTGTGAAGGTTAAGCTCCAATAAGGATGTGCTAGCTCTTCCCAGTGGAAAGAGCTCAGTCATCCTTACATAgccactttaaaagaaaacattctctgGGTACAAAATAACTGTAGGGAGGGAACATTTTCTTCGGCTACTGCTGTGTAAATTCAATACTGGCTGTTCATAACCCCAAACAAATTTCCTTTTCAAACAGCTATCTGGAGGCCAgggctgaaattaaaaaacaagggagcctggatgagaAAATAATGTTGTAGTCCTCAAGCAGGGGTCAGGAAGTAGTTGGCAGGTTCTCAATGTAAGAGGCAGCCTCGAAAAAAGTGGATTTATTTGtgaaaagtaattgaaaaatgaCACTTCCATACAAATAGTTAGGCAGTTGTAGAAAATTTTATCAGCCTACAGCTCCAAAGCTAGGAGAGTATCTGTATGTGCTGTGCTGATAGATACAGATGTTGTGAATCTCAGTTATTTAACACTTGAAAATACCTTCCTATCCAGAAGTCCTCTAGTAGTTACCTCACCTATCATTGCCTACTGCTGTTACAGCCAACCCGTTTTGTAATGCTAACAGTAATGGTTAAGGCAGGTTAGGAAGAAACGAGTATAATTTTTCCACATTCAGGGCTGGAGATAGAGTTGGACAGCACTTCCCTAGTAAGTGCCTGACTGGGGCAGCCTGCACTCCTCCAAAGGTTGCTTTGCAGCCAATTAATTAGGTGGTGTAAAGACTCCCAGAAAGATGATACCCAGCTGTGCTACCAAAATAGTATTTCTTCAAAGTCTTTGCTGGCATCAcagacccaggaaaaaaaaggggtaCCGAGGAAATTAGAGAGGTGGAGCTGGGATATGCAGGTCCTAAGTCTCACCAGCTCCCAGGATCAGGATGTTTTTGGGTCAAGTGTCCTGGTTAGTGACCATGCAGACACTCCTTCTAGGGAGCGTAAGACCCGTACCATGCACTCCTCCAGCTGGGATTTCTACTGCAGACGCATTTGTTCAGGAAACAAAATGGTTCAACCGTATTTGCCAGGTCCTGAGCTATGTAGTGTCAGTTGTCCCTGACAAAAGTTTTGGATCGTGTCCCCCAAATCCTCTTGTCTTGTAAGGTTGCTATTTTGGCTGCCGTTCTTCATTTTACAGAGGATGAGGTCCTTCATAAAGAATATAGGCCTCACAGACATCAAGGCACTTGCTACTTTACTTTTAAGACTGGAATTGTGCAAACTGACCTGAAGCAGGATTGTGTCTGGTGTGTATTTGTCTTTCCAGTGGTCCAGGAAGACAAAATCCAGGGTATCcacttcatattttttcttcagctggggGATAATTTCCTCTGAAGGGCCTTCTAGGAGTTTTACCTGAAATGCAAATCCATCTGATGAATTGTGAACCATTAAGAAAAAGCACATGCCTCTAGCTCATTTTAAATTGTGGCCAGACATCAGAAATCCTGTTTATAGCTCAATATTGCCTCTATTTCACAGAGTTAGATCAAGtgtacttttttctctttgacaGATCAACTCAGTTATGTTCCAAAATatgggtttggtggttttggttttgtttttttttttaataatagcagAAGAAGTGACCTGTGGTTTCTGTTGGATAATGTGATTCTTTACTGGAAACATGGGAATCTCCTGTTGAAAACAGTacctttaattacttttttaattacaTCTCAGTTGAATCTTGTAGTCCAAGGGAAGcaaaaaatacagagaacaggTTAGTTTAGAATATAGCTGGAGGCTACAGTATGTAAAATTGATACGGCCAGTAGAGAGAGGAGGCAGGACAGAGGCTATTACATCTTCCTCACAGGTTTATTGGCATAAGTACTTCTAAACTGAAAGGAGCTGCTGCACATTGATTTGTTAAGCAAGCACCGTATACcgtgagcagaggaaaaaagtggtAAGGAAATCTGCCTGGTTTATGACTCATAGCTGATCAGGAGATTAAATCAGATGGGGAAAATGCAATTTTAGATGTCACTAGTACTTCAGGTTCTCTTCAGGAAGTTAAGAAACTCATTAGAAGATCTCATGGTGGGATTTATTTCCTCTAGTTTTATCATCTACGTTGAAGTGAGTTGTCTAGTCGAATAGACAGGCACTTCTCAGGCATGAATCCCCTGACCTGCTGTAGATGTCTGCCTTGGGCTGAGACGGATTATAGACTGGAAACACCTGCATCTCAACCAACTGTACAGAGAGTCAAGACACCTCAGACTGCACAAAATTTAGGTATATATATTGTGACCAACTAGATTTGGGTAAGTACATCTCATCCGAAGTCCATTGCACATAATGCAACTGCTTCTTGTGAGCTTTTGTAACAAATTATACTAtggttctgttttctgttataCTCAGTCTTGACACTGATTTGAACCTTTTAGTTTATatagagaaaaccaaaatatctaGTCTAGCTTTTGGGAGGTAACATAGTAAAGTCCTCAGCTGTACTGCTGTGAGAGGTCAGGGACTGTAACTAGGCATGGAGCTAGTAAAATTAATAAGGACTatggtgcaagaaaaaaaagaatacaaaatgtCTATGAATAAATGTCAGATGGAAATCACAGAAAGGCTTCTAATTATCGGGAGGAGGAATCTGTGGGGCAGTCTTGCAGTCCAATAATGGCAGTAAATCTAACTAGTTTTGCAATAGTGGTTACTAATTTTATGAAAAGGACTGTGTGTGCTGATGTCCCGTGACTATGATAAGTGAAATAACTGACTCTGGAGCCTCCCTCCAGGCCTGTATTACTCTTACAGTCACTATGGGTTTTGAAAACAGCTCTCAGCAAATGGCCTGTCTACTGTACTAACCAGTGAAGAGGCCAAACTGGAAGACAAAGtctaaatgttttcaaaatgttaaggAGATACGGATGTATATGATTGTTTCTGGTCTTGCCCCTCCAAATCTTCATCCTGACTCACATAGCAAAGAACTTTGGAGAACAGCCCTGATTGTTttggtcacacacacacacacacacattttgacAAGCCTCAAAATCTACCCTGACTCTCAGCTGGGTCTGCATCGTACTTGGACTCCTGACTGATGCTAACAAACTTAGTTCACTTGCACGGTATATACAAAAAAGCAGACAACCTTGGTCCTCTGCGTGGCCACTGGTAGCTTTTCCCTGTTATCAAGCCTGATGGTTAAACTCTGCATGTTCCCGCTTAGGGTGTCGTACTTGCTTGACAAgtaaaaaacaaactcaaacctATTATTGTTGTTTCTATGGATAAAGTCCCACTGTCCAGTATTGAGGTATTGCTTCCTAATACTAACCAGAGACAAATAGTATTTACCTTATCTTGTACTCCAGCAAACTCAATCATCTGTTTAGCTATAGCAGCAAATTCTGGGTTGAACTCCACTGTGAGAAGATGAGCTCCTGCCTTCAGTAGCCGAGCAATCCTAACTGCTGAGTAGCC is a window of Mycteria americana isolate JAX WOST 10 ecotype Jacksonville Zoo and Gardens chromosome 13, USCA_MyAme_1.0, whole genome shotgun sequence DNA encoding:
- the COMT gene encoding catechol O-methyltransferase; translated protein: MLESSSVLLFIVFVLLFILLLFVVLIRKNGTAALIWNEIIREKITNFIMNQSKEQRILNFVLQNAVRGDPCSVLETIDKYCSQKEWAMNVGDEKGLILDKTVEEVNPSVALELGTYCGYSAVRIARLLKAGAHLLTVEFNPEFAAIAKQMIEFAGVQDKVKLLEGPSEEIIPQLKKKYEVDTLDFVFLDHWKDKYTPDTILLQECNLLRKGSVLLADNIIVPGAPEFLNYIRNNPRFQCTNYPSHLEYMKVEDAMEKAVFLG